The Deltaproteobacteria bacterium genome has a window encoding:
- a CDS encoding thiamine pyrophosphate-binding protein, with translation MATTGGELVARMLRAEGVEVVFGIVDGSYFGLTEGLRSQGIRLVSPRHETSAAHMAGAYARLTGRLGVCIASNGPGAANVLPGVAVENGEGNRVLVLTSWRRGPIVGPDRGGTYQYFDQVGVMRPMTKWSGAARSFERIPEAMQRAFRRSFEGRPGVVHVTVPEDVLNGSFENAPPVLRPAQYRRTERLVPAADAVRRTAALLASARLPLLQVGSGAVHAGAGALVEELARILRAPVTTSWGGRAAVDERLPNKIPMLPPLIDEVRREADLVLALGARFGETDWWGKPPYWGDPEVQRVVQVDCDEEVLGLNRPLELAVLADVGAFLEALLAELEGLTAGGLADRQRRIDEWAGRVGQLRSFLRGAAKDEDAAPLHSAFVPLVCREFFGDDAVLVIDGGNTAVWANLYHEHRTPGAVLSTFKFGMLGAGPGQALGAKIACPERPVYAILGDGAMGMHVQEIETAVRHRLAVVFLVLCDRQWGMVKFSQSMGLDPETMARERVLPPGANLNTDLCEIRFDELARSMGAHGERVSRGRELRPALERCLASGGPAVVHVDVDPVAHMWAPGLDVFKKMHLEPA, from the coding sequence GTGGCGACGACCGGCGGCGAGCTGGTGGCACGGATGCTCCGCGCGGAGGGCGTGGAGGTCGTCTTCGGGATCGTGGACGGGTCCTACTTCGGGCTCACCGAGGGCCTGCGCAGCCAGGGGATCCGGCTGGTGTCACCGCGCCACGAGACCAGCGCGGCGCACATGGCGGGCGCCTACGCGCGCCTGACCGGGCGGCTCGGCGTCTGCATCGCGAGCAACGGGCCCGGCGCGGCCAACGTGCTCCCGGGCGTGGCGGTGGAGAACGGCGAGGGCAACCGCGTGCTCGTGCTCACGAGCTGGCGGCGGGGCCCGATCGTCGGGCCTGACCGTGGCGGCACCTACCAGTACTTCGACCAGGTGGGCGTGATGCGCCCGATGACGAAGTGGAGCGGCGCGGCCCGCAGCTTCGAGCGCATTCCCGAGGCGATGCAGCGCGCCTTCCGGCGCTCCTTCGAGGGGCGGCCGGGGGTGGTGCACGTGACGGTCCCCGAGGACGTCCTCAACGGGAGCTTCGAGAACGCCCCCCCGGTGCTGCGTCCCGCCCAGTACCGCCGCACGGAGCGGCTCGTGCCCGCGGCCGACGCCGTGCGCCGCACCGCCGCCCTGCTCGCCAGCGCGCGGCTGCCGCTCCTGCAGGTGGGCAGCGGGGCCGTGCACGCGGGCGCGGGAGCGCTCGTGGAGGAGCTGGCGCGCATCCTGCGCGCGCCGGTGACGACGAGCTGGGGCGGCCGGGCCGCCGTCGACGAGCGGCTCCCGAACAAGATCCCGATGCTCCCGCCGCTGATCGACGAGGTGCGGCGCGAGGCGGACCTGGTGCTCGCCCTCGGCGCGCGCTTCGGCGAGACCGACTGGTGGGGCAAGCCGCCCTACTGGGGCGATCCCGAGGTGCAGCGCGTCGTCCAGGTGGACTGCGACGAGGAGGTCCTCGGGCTCAACCGCCCGCTCGAGCTCGCGGTCCTCGCCGACGTCGGGGCCTTCCTCGAGGCGCTCCTCGCCGAGCTCGAGGGCCTCACCGCCGGCGGCCTCGCCGATCGCCAGCGGCGGATCGACGAGTGGGCCGGGCGGGTGGGCCAGCTCCGCAGCTTCCTGCGCGGCGCGGCGAAGGACGAGGACGCAGCTCCCCTCCACTCCGCCTTCGTCCCGCTCGTGTGCCGCGAGTTCTTCGGCGACGACGCCGTGCTCGTGATCGACGGTGGGAACACCGCCGTGTGGGCGAACCTCTACCACGAGCACCGCACGCCCGGCGCGGTGCTCAGCACCTTCAAGTTCGGGATGCTCGGGGCCGGCCCCGGCCAGGCGCTCGGCGCGAAGATCGCCTGCCCCGAACGGCCCGTCTACGCGATCCTCGGCGACGGCGCGATGGGCATGCACGTGCAGGAGATCGAGACCGCCGTGCGCCACCGGCTCGCGGTGGTCTTCCTGGTCCTGTGCGACCGGCAGTGGGGCATGGTGAAGTTCAGCCAGTCGATGGGGCTCGACCCCGAGACGATGGCGCGCGAGCGCGTGCTCCCGCCCGGCGCCAACCTCAACACCGACCTCTGCGAGATCCGCTTCGACGAGCTCGCGCGCAGCATGGGGGCGCACGGCGAGCGGGTGTCGCGCGGGCGCGAGCTGCGCCCGGCGCTCGAGCGCTGCCTCGCGAGCGGCGGGCCGGCCGTCGTGCACGTGGACGTGGACCCGGTGGCGCACATGTGGGCGCCCGGCCTCGACGTCTTCAAGAAGATGCACCTCGAGCCCGCCTGA
- a CDS encoding site-2 protease family protein: MAAAGASPRGFTQRGIPLFSIRDIQVRLDASWFLIFLLILASLSLGYFPRTYPGAGLAGYWAAGLVATLLFFLSILAHEIAHALMAERAGIRVPAITLFLFGGVSQMEAEATSPATEARVAAAGPLVSFALAALFWAVHRSLSAELLPLAAAVLLYLAWINAALGVFNLLPGLPLDGGRLLRAVTWHHTGSLRRATRIAANAGKGLAVGIILLGAIELFTGALLGGIWLILIGMFMRSMAEASYQDLVLVQALEDVRVADVAVENPVTVERRLSLRALVDDHLLQRGFRAYPVVDGGRPVGLISIEDVRGVAPEARDATTVGERMHPLEPALQVEPDLPLRDALRRLTQAPGGRLLVLHDGELRGLLTKSALLRFVQIRNALQEAGAAS; encoded by the coding sequence ATGGCCGCCGCCGGCGCCTCGCCGCGTGGCTTCACGCAGCGAGGCATCCCGCTCTTCTCGATCCGCGACATCCAGGTGCGCCTCGATGCGTCCTGGTTCCTGATCTTCCTGCTGATCCTCGCGAGCCTGTCGCTCGGCTACTTCCCGCGCACCTACCCCGGCGCCGGCCTGGCTGGCTACTGGGCCGCCGGCCTGGTCGCCACCCTGCTCTTCTTCCTGTCGATCCTCGCCCACGAGATCGCGCACGCGCTGATGGCCGAACGCGCGGGGATCCGCGTGCCGGCGATCACGCTCTTCCTCTTCGGCGGGGTCTCGCAGATGGAGGCGGAGGCGACGTCACCGGCCACGGAAGCGCGGGTCGCCGCGGCCGGCCCGCTCGTGAGCTTCGCGCTCGCGGCGCTCTTCTGGGCCGTGCATCGCTCGCTCTCCGCCGAGCTGTTGCCACTCGCCGCCGCGGTGCTGCTCTACCTCGCCTGGATCAACGCGGCGCTCGGCGTCTTCAACCTGTTGCCGGGCCTGCCGCTCGACGGCGGCCGCCTGCTGCGCGCGGTGACCTGGCACCACACCGGCTCGCTCCGCCGGGCGACGCGGATCGCCGCCAACGCCGGCAAGGGGCTGGCGGTGGGGATCATCCTGCTCGGCGCGATCGAGCTCTTCACGGGCGCGCTGCTCGGCGGCATCTGGCTGATCCTGATCGGGATGTTCATGCGTTCGATGGCGGAAGCCAGCTACCAGGACCTGGTCCTCGTGCAGGCGCTCGAGGACGTACGGGTGGCGGACGTCGCCGTCGAGAACCCCGTCACCGTGGAGCGCCGCCTCTCGCTGCGCGCGCTCGTCGACGACCACCTGCTCCAGCGCGGCTTCCGCGCCTACCCGGTCGTGGACGGGGGGCGGCCGGTGGGCCTGATCTCGATCGAGGACGTGCGCGGCGTCGCGCCCGAAGCGCGCGACGCGACGACGGTGGGCGAGCGCATGCACCCGCTCGAGCCCGCCCTCCAGGTCGAGCCCGACCTGCCCCTGCGCGATGCCCTGCGCCGGCTCACCCAGGCCCCGGGCGGCCGGCTCCTCGTCCTGCACGACGGCGAGCTGCGCGGTCTGCTCACGAAGAGCGCGCTCCTGCGCTTCGTGCAGATCCGCAACGCGCTCCAGGAAGCCGGAGCGGCCTCCTAG
- a CDS encoding aminotransferase class III-fold pyridoxal phosphate-dependent enzyme encodes MERNASLTRERFLAEYGRYFGVSRVQAIEKLGYLVVEASGEGCWITDTEGRRFLDLWGVGGVNSLGHRHPALVAAMEQAMREQDFGSLFFFSEAKARLAEALAHTTPPGLEVTWPCVTGSEAIDQAIKLARGATGRAEVLHADHGYHGVTGFALTMMGSESMRAWAEPLIPGFRAVPYGDASALAAAISERTAAVVLEPVRTDYDGRAPAPGYFAEVRRLCDAHGAKLIIDEVVTGMGRLGHVWGSARFGIEPDLLVTAKGFSGGLFPMAAVVMRPGVLDFWGDDPYRIISSYAWSNVGAVVSRTALEETAKLLPQANAMGDRLGRVLEDLQARHPKLLLGVRRTGLLWALDFPDEIRGAFFVLGMLQRGVIVVASAQNLAVPKLYPPLVLGDDEIALFAERADGLLRDLGGGA; translated from the coding sequence ATGGAACGCAACGCATCCCTGACCCGCGAGCGGTTCCTCGCCGAGTACGGGCGCTACTTCGGCGTGAGCCGGGTCCAGGCGATCGAGAAGCTCGGCTACCTCGTCGTCGAAGCCTCCGGGGAGGGCTGCTGGATCACCGACACCGAGGGCCGGCGCTTCCTCGACCTCTGGGGCGTGGGCGGCGTGAACAGCCTCGGCCACCGCCATCCGGCGCTCGTAGCGGCCATGGAGCAGGCGATGCGCGAGCAGGACTTCGGCTCGCTGTTCTTCTTCAGCGAGGCGAAGGCCCGGCTCGCCGAGGCGCTCGCGCACACGACCCCACCCGGGCTCGAGGTGACCTGGCCCTGCGTCACCGGGAGCGAGGCGATCGACCAGGCGATCAAGCTCGCGCGAGGCGCCACCGGACGGGCCGAAGTGCTCCACGCCGACCACGGCTACCACGGCGTCACCGGCTTCGCGCTCACGATGATGGGCTCGGAGTCGATGCGCGCCTGGGCCGAGCCGCTGATCCCGGGCTTCCGCGCCGTCCCCTACGGCGACGCCAGCGCGCTCGCCGCGGCGATCAGCGAGCGTACCGCCGCGGTGGTGCTCGAGCCCGTCCGCACCGACTACGACGGGCGCGCACCGGCACCCGGCTACTTCGCCGAGGTGCGGCGGCTGTGCGACGCGCACGGCGCCAAGCTCATCATCGACGAGGTCGTGACCGGCATGGGCCGGCTCGGCCACGTCTGGGGCAGCGCGCGCTTCGGCATCGAGCCCGACCTGCTGGTCACGGCGAAGGGCTTCTCGGGCGGCCTGTTCCCGATGGCCGCGGTCGTGATGCGCCCGGGCGTCCTCGACTTCTGGGGCGACGACCCCTACCGGATCATCTCGTCCTACGCGTGGTCCAACGTCGGCGCGGTGGTCTCGCGCACGGCGCTCGAGGAGACCGCGAAGCTGCTTCCGCAGGCGAACGCGATGGGCGACCGGCTCGGCCGCGTGCTCGAGGACCTCCAGGCCCGCCACCCGAAGCTGCTGCTCGGCGTGCGGCGCACGGGGCTCCTGTGGGCGCTCGACTTCCCCGACGAGATCCGCGGCGCCTTCTTCGTCCTCGGCATGCTCCAGCGCGGCGTGATCGTCGTGGCCTCGGCGCAGAACCTCGCGGTGCCGAAGCTCTACCCCCCGCTCGTCCTCGGCGACGACGAGATCGCGCTCTTCGCCGAGCGGGCCGACGGCCTGCTGCGCGACCTCGGCGGCGGGGCCTAG
- the gdhA gene encoding NADP-specific glutamate dehydrogenase, which yields MPTLSPHLQEIYEVVLRRNPGEAEFHQAVLEVFESLAPVVDKYPEFVHSKVLERLCEPERQIIFRVPWVNDEGRIEIHRGFRVEFSSVLGPYKGGLRFHGSVNLGIIKFLGFEQIFKNALTGMPIGGAKGGSDFDPKGRSRREVMTFCQSFMTELYRHLGEYTDVPAGDIGVGEREIGWLFGQYKRITNRFESGVLTGKGLGWGGSRVRKEATGYGTVFFVSEMLKVRGESFDGKRVVVSGSGNVAIYAIEKAQALGARVVACSDSTGYVVDEAGIDLDLLKDVKEDRRARISVYADEREGARYVAGGSLWDVPADIALPCATQNELDRDAALVLVKNGVRVVAEGANMPCTPTATRTFLEAGVLFAPGKAANAGGVATSALEMQQNASRDSWSHDYTEQRLDGIMRDIHDRCAAAADEFGAPGNYVVGANTSSFVQLARAVRALGVI from the coding sequence ATGCCCACCCTCTCCCCCCACCTCCAGGAGATCTACGAGGTCGTGCTCCGGCGCAACCCCGGGGAGGCCGAGTTCCACCAGGCCGTCCTCGAGGTCTTCGAGTCGCTCGCGCCGGTCGTCGACAAGTACCCCGAGTTCGTCCACTCGAAGGTGCTCGAGCGCCTGTGCGAGCCCGAGCGCCAGATCATCTTCCGCGTGCCCTGGGTCAACGACGAGGGCCGGATCGAGATCCACCGGGGCTTCCGCGTCGAGTTCAGCTCGGTGCTCGGCCCGTACAAGGGCGGCCTGCGATTCCACGGCAGCGTCAACCTCGGCATCATCAAGTTCCTCGGCTTCGAGCAGATCTTCAAGAACGCCCTGACCGGCATGCCGATCGGCGGCGCCAAGGGCGGCAGCGACTTCGACCCGAAGGGCCGCAGCCGCCGTGAGGTGATGACCTTCTGCCAGTCCTTCATGACCGAGCTCTACCGTCACCTCGGGGAGTACACCGACGTGCCCGCCGGTGACATCGGCGTCGGAGAGCGCGAGATCGGCTGGCTCTTCGGGCAGTACAAGCGCATCACCAACCGCTTCGAGTCCGGCGTCCTCACCGGCAAGGGCCTCGGCTGGGGCGGCTCGCGTGTCCGCAAGGAGGCGACCGGATACGGAACCGTCTTCTTCGTCTCCGAGATGCTCAAGGTGCGAGGGGAGTCCTTCGACGGCAAGCGGGTCGTCGTCTCCGGCTCGGGCAACGTCGCCATCTACGCGATCGAGAAGGCCCAGGCCCTCGGCGCCCGCGTCGTCGCCTGCTCGGACTCCACCGGCTACGTCGTCGACGAGGCGGGCATCGACCTCGACCTGCTCAAGGACGTCAAGGAGGACCGGCGCGCCCGGATCAGCGTCTACGCCGACGAGCGCGAGGGCGCGCGCTACGTCGCCGGCGGAAGCCTCTGGGACGTTCCGGCCGACATCGCGCTCCCGTGTGCGACGCAGAACGAGCTCGACCGCGACGCAGCCCTCGTGCTGGTCAAGAACGGGGTCCGCGTCGTCGCCGAAGGTGCGAACATGCCGTGCACGCCGACGGCCACCCGCACCTTCCTCGAGGCCGGGGTCCTCTTCGCGCCCGGCAAGGCCGCCAACGCCGGGGGCGTCGCGACCTCCGCCCTCGAGATGCAGCAGAACGCGTCCCGCGACTCGTGGAGCCACGACTACACCGAGCAGCGGCTCGACGGCATCATGCGCGACATCCACGACCGCTGCGCCGCCGCGGCCGACGAGTTCGGCGCGCCGGGCAACTACGTCGTCGGTGCCAACACGTCGTCCTTCGTGCAGCTCGCGAGGGCCGTGCGCGCGCTCGGCGTCATCTGA
- a CDS encoding carboxypeptidase regulatory-like domain-containing protein produces the protein MNADGTGRRQIVTGPGHLQPRWTPDGQWIAFTNDAIPSIPGSIGERGIYFVRPDGTDLVRVADHNLEDVSPEIDPACAAIAPAQRTPGCYTLLRFRPRPIFGNELDEVSTIRGDGSGARVLLTAYGIFSPRFSPNGQKIAFLYWLGDYHPINARPLYSIFVSNVPSAPEAIDFDPDLGPPRPLLRAVTHTELDGVVWSPDGRELAFSDENADLALTDAGGCDVQHVPGQPGGYLSPLDWETGTATQALASVNGTIYVVDSPSGALTPAAGAVVALSGVGVYQTTTTDANGRYSFTGLPNGGVWGVSLLSVPGAKVSFEFRVVPELTGSTDGVNLFGATGTVQITGRVVTAPVFGSGAPLAGVTVRAEAPGFSAQAVTDADGRYQLAVPVVGTYMLTAELAGYGFAPRSQDVTVNAIPVVELADIEARFRADGFVAFTSSRDGNDEIYVAELDGGYERNLTNAASSDVEPAVSPDGARIAFASDRDGSWHVYTTDLTGLDVRPVESAAGSGTPLEGREPAWSFDGTRLAVATANGLRLVTFDGAAPQDVTNDPRDASPAFDPSGTRLYFERGVDDGAGTLVQVDLYELDLGQSPPVETLLGTGGGGVLFVGDPAAKPDGAGLAYTYDDLTPEDGIIAVLDGAGSITAQLGGRDPAWSPDGQSLAGTYSFGGGQSFLFWSTADGTRSQVFTTSGADREPSWGPGSLEPQCGNGIDDDGDGLADLDDPSCGVESWLSERGSGPCDDTADDDGDGLAAYPQDPGCEDVFDPDETSSAYACDDGADNDGDGLVDAGDPGCPFPQGAPEDPQCDNGRDDDGNGLADSADPKCASGWPYWETPPACGFGGELALVLAAIGRRRRRTRAERTAIARRS, from the coding sequence ATGAACGCAGACGGCACGGGCCGCCGCCAGATCGTCACCGGCCCCGGCCACCTCCAGCCGCGCTGGACGCCGGACGGACAGTGGATCGCGTTCACGAACGACGCGATCCCGTCGATCCCCGGCAGCATCGGCGAGCGCGGCATCTACTTCGTGAGGCCCGACGGCACGGACCTCGTACGCGTGGCGGATCACAACCTCGAAGACGTATCGCCGGAGATCGATCCCGCTTGCGCGGCGATCGCGCCCGCGCAGCGCACGCCCGGCTGCTACACGCTGCTGCGATTCCGGCCCCGTCCGATCTTCGGGAACGAACTCGACGAGGTCTCGACGATCCGCGGCGACGGCAGCGGGGCGCGCGTGCTGCTCACCGCGTACGGCATCTTCTCGCCGCGCTTCTCGCCGAACGGCCAGAAGATCGCCTTCCTGTACTGGCTCGGGGACTATCACCCGATCAACGCCCGGCCGCTCTACAGCATCTTCGTCTCGAACGTGCCGAGCGCGCCCGAGGCCATCGATTTCGACCCGGACCTCGGTCCGCCGCGTCCGCTCTTGCGCGCGGTGACCCATACGGAGCTGGACGGCGTCGTCTGGTCGCCCGACGGCCGCGAGCTCGCCTTCTCGGACGAGAACGCCGATCTCGCGCTCACCGATGCCGGCGGATGCGACGTGCAGCACGTCCCCGGCCAGCCCGGCGGGTACCTCTCCCCGCTCGACTGGGAGACGGGCACGGCGACGCAGGCGCTCGCCAGCGTGAACGGGACGATCTACGTCGTGGACTCGCCGAGCGGTGCGCTCACTCCCGCCGCCGGCGCCGTCGTCGCGCTGAGCGGCGTCGGCGTCTACCAGACGACCACGACCGACGCGAACGGCCGCTACTCGTTCACCGGCCTTCCGAACGGCGGGGTCTGGGGCGTGAGCTTGCTCTCGGTGCCGGGTGCGAAGGTCAGCTTCGAGTTCCGCGTGGTGCCGGAGCTCACGGGCAGCACCGACGGCGTGAACCTCTTCGGCGCCACCGGCACGGTGCAGATCACGGGTCGCGTCGTCACGGCGCCCGTGTTCGGCTCGGGCGCTCCGCTCGCGGGTGTCACGGTGCGCGCCGAGGCCCCGGGCTTCTCGGCGCAGGCCGTGACCGATGCGGACGGTCGCTACCAGCTCGCGGTTCCCGTGGTGGGGACGTACATGCTCACTGCGGAGCTGGCCGGCTACGGGTTCGCGCCGCGAAGCCAGGACGTGACGGTGAACGCGATTCCCGTCGTCGAGCTCGCCGACATCGAGGCGCGCTTCCGCGCCGACGGCTTCGTCGCCTTCACGAGCAGCCGCGACGGCAACGACGAGATCTACGTCGCGGAGCTCGACGGCGGCTACGAGCGCAATCTCACGAACGCGGCGTCGAGCGACGTCGAGCCGGCCGTGTCGCCGGACGGCGCGAGGATCGCATTCGCGAGCGATCGCGACGGCTCGTGGCACGTCTACACGACCGATCTCACGGGCCTCGACGTGCGGCCCGTCGAGTCGGCAGCGGGCAGCGGGACTCCGCTCGAAGGGCGCGAGCCTGCATGGTCCTTCGACGGCACGCGGCTCGCGGTCGCCACCGCCAATGGCCTGCGCCTCGTCACCTTCGACGGCGCGGCGCCGCAGGACGTGACGAACGACCCGCGCGACGCGAGCCCCGCCTTCGATCCGAGCGGCACGCGCCTCTACTTCGAGCGTGGCGTGGACGATGGCGCCGGCACGCTCGTGCAGGTGGACCTCTACGAGCTCGATCTCGGGCAGAGCCCGCCGGTCGAGACGCTGCTCGGAACCGGCGGCGGCGGCGTCCTCTTCGTCGGCGATCCCGCCGCGAAGCCCGATGGCGCGGGGCTCGCGTACACCTACGACGACCTGACGCCGGAGGACGGCATCATCGCCGTCCTCGACGGTGCGGGATCGATCACGGCGCAGCTCGGCGGACGCGATCCGGCATGGTCGCCGGACGGGCAGAGCCTGGCCGGCACCTACTCGTTCGGCGGTGGCCAGAGCTTCCTCTTCTGGAGCACGGCGGACGGCACGCGGTCGCAGGTGTTCACGACGAGCGGCGCCGATCGCGAGCCGAGCTGGGGCCCGGGCTCGCTCGAGCCGCAATGCGGCAACGGGATCGACGACGACGGCGACGGGCTCGCCGACCTCGACGACCCGAGCTGCGGCGTCGAGAGCTGGCTCAGCGAGCGCGGCTCCGGCCCGTGCGACGACACGGCGGACGACGACGGCGACGGCTTGGCGGCCTATCCGCAGGATCCCGGCTGCGAGGACGTCTTCGACCCCGACGAGACGAGCTCCGCCTACGCTTGCGACGACGGTGCGGACAACGACGGCGACGGCCTCGTCGACGCAGGCGATCCCGGCTGCCCGTTCCCGCAAGGCGCGCCCGAGGACCCGCAATGCGACAACGGTCGCGACGACGACGGCAACGGGCTCGCCGACAGCGCCGATCCCAAGTGCGCCAGCGGCTGGCCGTACTGGGAGACGCCGCCCGCCTGCGGCTTCGGTGGGGAGCTCGCCCTGGTGCTCGCTGCGATCGGGAGGCGCCGCCGCCGCACCCGGGCGGAGAGGACCGCGATCGCCCGGCGGAGCTGA
- a CDS encoding LuxR family transcriptional regulator, translated as MLGRKQELAELDGTLEAARVGSATVRVLEGPAGIGKTTLLDAAWDRAQGFERLRIVAREAEAELSWAGLASLLLAWPDAADPVLAPIRAVLDGEPRSLLAVGSALHGALTRRAERAPLLLVVDDAQWLDPPSTAALAFAAHRLGADRVAVLVAQRSGTPRRFGEAPVLPIGALARDDALELVRSRFALGRDVAGRCLELTGGNPLALLHLGAALAPAQRRGARPIDPVQALPKRLADVFTATLAALPAATLRALAVLAAGGAEARLESVLASVEAKPADLAAAEEAGIVAIDGRPELVHPLWAAAVLEHIGPVQRRRVHRAIAEHTSDPDRAAWQAALAAERPDEGVARALEEVARRSASRGLSVMAAQAWSAAARYSETQAASCPREIAAAQASWDASLPGAARELLDAVIPRLEDARERASAVMLRNQVRAFTEDARGAALALRDEADRVRGAAPDLEAPLLCEATIAALLAADGTLALELSSRAADAAVDDAQLGTARVLRGVVATSRGQGVEPTSLQLLERFGSAPPVDPGDPEMEILQLAGYLLLVSERWPAAERALRAAVGAARRRGRASVEAYSSAWLAELEFRRGRWLDALTGATVDIALSEAREEARGALGHAVAARVLGHLGDTEACRARAGHALRTARALGLDSITAFAHAALGAGALAAGEVSTAAAELGAVWEIRLRGGLAEAGITWFQADLVEALVATGRTVQAEEIVRDVARNARATGGAWAAAAAARGRALLGKGSAREAVAAAEALPAPFERARTRLALVEHDRAGPDEVGLGEALATFERLGARPWAERARARLGRGGEAVSSLARQLSDAELRVAMLVGRGATNAEAGEQLVLSVRTVEAHLRSIFRKLGLRSRSELVIRVTREEGGA; from the coding sequence TTGCTGGGACGGAAGCAGGAGCTCGCCGAGCTCGACGGGACGCTCGAAGCCGCGCGCGTCGGCTCGGCGACGGTCCGTGTGCTCGAGGGGCCCGCGGGTATCGGCAAGACCACGCTGCTCGATGCAGCCTGGGATCGGGCCCAGGGCTTCGAACGACTCCGGATCGTGGCGCGGGAGGCCGAGGCGGAGCTGAGCTGGGCGGGCCTCGCGAGCCTCCTGCTCGCCTGGCCCGACGCCGCCGACCCGGTCCTCGCGCCGATCCGGGCCGTCCTCGATGGCGAGCCGCGGAGCCTCCTCGCGGTCGGCTCGGCCCTGCACGGAGCGCTCACGAGGCGCGCCGAACGGGCGCCGCTGCTCCTCGTCGTCGACGACGCGCAGTGGCTCGACCCTCCGTCCACGGCGGCGCTGGCCTTTGCCGCGCACCGGCTCGGTGCCGATCGTGTCGCCGTCCTCGTCGCCCAGCGCTCGGGCACGCCGCGGCGCTTCGGCGAGGCTCCCGTGCTGCCGATCGGCGCGCTTGCCCGGGACGATGCGCTCGAGCTCGTACGCTCGCGTTTCGCCCTCGGCCGGGACGTCGCTGGCCGCTGCCTCGAGCTGACCGGCGGCAATCCGCTCGCGCTCCTGCATCTCGGGGCGGCGCTCGCCCCGGCCCAGCGTCGCGGCGCTCGCCCGATCGACCCGGTGCAGGCGCTCCCGAAGCGCCTGGCCGACGTCTTCACCGCGACGCTCGCGGCGCTCCCGGCAGCGACGCTGCGGGCGCTCGCCGTGCTTGCCGCCGGCGGCGCGGAGGCACGACTCGAGAGCGTGCTCGCGTCCGTCGAAGCGAAGCCGGCCGATCTCGCCGCGGCCGAGGAGGCCGGCATCGTCGCGATCGACGGCCGGCCGGAGCTCGTCCATCCGCTCTGGGCGGCGGCGGTTCTCGAGCACATCGGCCCGGTGCAGCGCCGGCGCGTGCACCGGGCGATCGCCGAGCATACGAGCGACCCCGACCGGGCCGCGTGGCAGGCGGCGCTCGCCGCCGAGCGGCCCGACGAGGGCGTCGCGCGGGCGCTCGAGGAGGTCGCGCGGCGTTCCGCGTCCCGTGGACTCTCGGTGATGGCTGCGCAGGCCTGGAGCGCTGCGGCACGGTACAGCGAAACGCAAGCGGCCTCGTGCCCACGCGAGATCGCGGCAGCCCAGGCCTCGTGGGACGCGTCGCTGCCGGGAGCCGCGCGCGAGCTCCTCGACGCCGTGATCCCGCGTCTCGAAGACGCACGCGAACGGGCCTCGGCGGTGATGCTGCGCAACCAGGTCCGCGCGTTCACCGAAGATGCACGGGGCGCGGCACTCGCCCTGCGCGACGAGGCCGATCGCGTGCGCGGCGCCGCCCCCGATCTCGAGGCACCGCTCCTGTGCGAGGCCACGATTGCGGCGCTCCTTGCCGCGGATGGGACGCTCGCCCTCGAGCTCTCGTCGCGCGCCGCGGATGCCGCCGTCGACGATGCCCAGCTCGGCACCGCGCGCGTCCTGCGAGGAGTGGTCGCGACGAGTCGGGGCCAGGGCGTCGAACCCACGTCGCTGCAGCTTCTCGAGCGCTTCGGGAGCGCGCCGCCGGTGGATCCCGGCGACCCGGAGATGGAGATCCTCCAGCTCGCGGGCTACCTGCTCCTCGTGAGCGAGCGCTGGCCGGCGGCCGAGCGCGCGCTGCGCGCCGCCGTCGGCGCTGCGCGCCGTCGCGGGCGCGCCTCCGTCGAGGCGTACTCGAGCGCCTGGCTCGCCGAGCTCGAGTTCCGGCGGGGTCGTTGGCTCGACGCGCTCACGGGTGCAACCGTCGACATCGCGCTCAGCGAGGCTCGCGAGGAGGCGCGGGGCGCGCTCGGCCACGCCGTTGCGGCACGCGTGCTCGGCCACCTCGGAGACACCGAGGCATGTCGTGCGCGTGCAGGTCACGCGCTCCGCACCGCGCGGGCGCTCGGCCTCGACAGCATCACCGCGTTTGCCCACGCCGCGCTCGGGGCCGGCGCGCTCGCGGCCGGCGAGGTCTCCACGGCCGCCGCCGAGCTCGGCGCGGTGTGGGAGATCCGTCTCCGTGGGGGCCTCGCCGAGGCGGGGATCACGTGGTTCCAGGCGGACCTGGTCGAGGCGCTCGTGGCGACCGGACGCACGGTCCAAGCGGAGGAGATCGTACGCGACGTCGCGCGCAACGCGCGGGCGACGGGCGGTGCGTGGGCGGCGGCAGCCGCCGCCCGCGGGCGCGCGCTGCTCGGGAAGGGCTCGGCGCGCGAGGCCGTTGCCGCCGCGGAAGCGCTGCCCGCACCGTTCGAGCGCGCGCGGACCCGGCTGGCCCTCGTCGAGCACGATCGGGCAGGCCCGGACGAGGTGGGCCTCGGCGAGGCGCTCGCGACCTTCGAGCGGCTCGGTGCACGGCCGTGGGCCGAGCGCGCGCGAGCACGCCTCGGCCGGGGTGGCGAGGCGGTGTCGTCGCTCGCGCGCCAGCTCAGCGATGCCGAGCTGCGGGTGGCGATGCTGGTCGGCCGCGGTGCCACGAACGCCGAGGCCGGCGAGCAGCTCGTGCTCTCCGTGCGGACCGTCGAGGCGCACCTGCGTTCGATCTTCCGCAAGCTCGGCCTGCGCAGCCGCAGCGAGCTGGTGATCCGCGTGACGCGCGAGGAGGGCGGTGCCTGA